The following DNA comes from Chloroflexota bacterium.
GGCGCGGTACCCCCTGCTTTGAAATTCCCTAATGAAGGCACCCATCGGAAAGCCAACGGCATCTATGTAATCGCAGTTTTTCAAAGCTGCTACTTCGGCAGTCCACCCTATTTGACCAAAAGGTGCTATACGGGCACCAACGTACTCAATCTGATCGGGGTGGTCACGGCTATATTCCGTCAGTGCCCTATCGTAGTCGTGGATGTTGGGCTCGTCCCAACCCACCAGACCAATCTTGGGGATCCTCTGCCGGTCAGTCCAGTCAACGTCGTAGATCCACTTGAGGAAAGTCTTCATCTCCCGATAGCCAGAGTTAGAGAAGCAGAATACCCACCCCGGGGGTTCTATCATAGCCTCGTGAGTGCTGAGGGAGCAAATCGGAAACTTGTCCCTATCGGCGAAAGATTTCAACGCCACGGCTGTTGGTGGTGGAACAGAGACGATCAGCCTCGCCCCCCGGCTTCTTGCCCAGTCGTAACCAGGCACCTCCCTGGAAGCATCGTACCTATCATCCCAAGTGACAAGGCTAAACTTCACCCCTGGAATAAGCCCTTCTTCATTGTAATAGCGAACCATGTCCTGGAGAGCCCAGTGAAGAGGGATAATGGCGGGTGAGGCTGGCCCCGTCAGGTCTGTGATTTCACCTATCTTGATGGTTACCACTCCTTCCTGGCCTCCCCCACCACAACTCAAGGCAAGTGGCACCAACAGAACCAGGATCAGAAGAGAAGCAACAAATATTTTGCACTTGCAACTCATCGTCAACCCCTCTTTATCTACTCTTTTCCCTGGGATTTCCCGTGTTAATAATCGACAGAGTAATATTCGTACGCACTATCTTTCGTGGGGTGAGCATAACACATCTTTGCCCCAGCTGTCAACTGCCTTCATGCTCGGTGGTATTGGTTCTGGACAGGCTGTCCGAAAATGGCACTCCAATTTAGTTTAGGAAAGGTATAAGAAAGAACTAAGCTCGCCGCCGGGCTACTTGGCGCACCACCAGAGCACTCGCAACAAGGACAACAATCGCACTGACCCCAATGGTGACCCACATCCAGGAACGTGATCCCCCCGCCTCTGACTGGCCTGCCAGGTCAGATCCGACTCCGGACAATAATGTGTCGATGACGGTTTCGTCAGGGGCGATAATGAGAACGACGCTGGTACCGTCCTGTCTGAGATAGAGGCTGTACCCCTCGCTTTGCCAGCGCCTCTCTGTCTCGAATTTTAGGACAGGACTCACGTCGTCACCGCTCTTCCTTTGAGCACGGGCAGCGCAAGCCCCGTAGAACTCCCTGGCATCTTTCTTGCTATCCCAGACGCTGCTCAACAGGAAGAGTCTTCTGCCCGCATCGTCTTTCAGAAAGGCATACCGATCACCGCCCCAGCCCTCTGCGGCTTTGGCAGCATCAGAGGGGTCGAGAAAGGCTTCTAGATAAAGCAGGAGGCCGAACTCGCCAAACACATCGGAGTCCAATTCAGACCATCCAGTCCCGAGTGCAGCAGCGATATTCGGCAGGGTCACTGACATGGGATCGTCCTTGTGCCTGTAGTATTTTTCTGGGTGCATTATCTGCTCAGTCGACTTTGGAGGATACTTGTAAGCACGGTTGACCGCCTCCCATCCTCCATCGCTGAAGATAGCACCCGCAAACTTCACACCGTGCATATAGGGGAACATCAGGATTTCCCGGATGACCCTTGGGACATCGTCTCCTAGCTCACTCCCAGGCTCCGTGGTCAGATCGCCGATGAGTCTGCGCTCAGGTTCGCTCAGGAAGCGAAGATAATAAGCGCCCGTGACCAGCATGGCGTCCCCTTCTACCAGAGAATTTACAGCCATGGAAACGTCCGAGTTATAGTCTTTCTTCCACAGAGATGTCAGATTGAAGTGCTGGTCCTGGAGGGCGTGGGCATACTCGTGGACCAGGATCAGCCTCTCAAGCGGGCCAAATTCGCCAGTGTAGCTAACCAGGCACAGCTCGTCATTTTCCGGATCATAGAAACCCAGAATCTCCTGCGTGTAGGCTTCTATCAGAATATCATAGAGATTCTGTCCCTCTTCCAGGAAGTCCAGAAGTACATAGAGGTCCTGGGCTGTAGCGACCTGATTCAGGTCGTCTTCGGAGTTCTTTAGCAGTAACTCTCTCAGCTCATCCCGTGTGACAAGTTGGATGGGAACTGACCCAAGAGTCATTTCCCGCAATGCAGCTACCTCTGAGGACAGTGTCTGGAGAATCTGACCATCTGGGCGTGTCCAATCAGGAAATACTGTGAATGCCCCCTCATTACTGGTTCCCCCAGGAGTGGTTATGGTGATGTCTCTGACACCGGGAGTGGCGGAGAAGCTAATGTTGATCATGGCTTTTATTTCAGTGTCGCTCTCAAAGGTCACTTCGGACACAAACACGCCAGAACCGAAGTACACTGACGAGGCACCGATGAGATGAGTCCCCGTGATACTCACCTCCAAGTACTGACCTTGGTACCCGTGGCTGGGCATTACAGATGTTATCGTGGGCACCCCCCGCTTGACCGTGAACGCACCCGGCTTGATCAAATTCCCACCCTCTGTGGCCACCATGACACGCCGGAGTCCTGGGCTAGCGGTACTGTCAACAGTGATGTCCGCAGTTATCTGCGACGGGCCATCCATAGTGAAGCTGTTGACGGTTATACCTGAGCCAAAACCTACAAATATGATGCCTCCAACATATGTCCCGGTGATGGTCACAACCAGGTTTTCGCCCAGATAGCCATGGCTTGGAGAGACAGAGGTCAGGGGCACCGCTCCACGGTAGTATAGCATCCTGCCATACTGAGACAGAACAAAAACATCGGTTGCCGAAGTGCCCCAGACATCGGTTAACCCGTCTGTAACGGCGCCGTCCATGAGACTCCAGATACTGCCGTCATAGTGGGAGATGGTTCCGCGTTCCCCGATAGCGAAAACGTCGCTCGAAGAGCTTCCCCAGATATCGTAAAGTGACCAGCTAGTAGCGCTACCCATGGGACTCCATGCTGTCCCATCATAGTGGACAATACCACCGTGCTCTCCTGCAGCAAAGACGTCGTCCGAAGAAGCTCCCCAGACAGCATAGAGCGACTGGGTGGTTCCACTGCTCATAGCGCTCCATACAACGCCGTTGTAGTGCAGGATGATGCCACTTAAGCCCACGGCGAAGACGTCGTTGGATGAATTACCCCAGATGCCGCAGAGTTGGGTAGTGG
Coding sequences within:
- a CDS encoding ABC transporter substrate-binding protein encodes the protein MSCKCKIFVASLLILVLLVPLALSCGGGGQEGVVTIKIGEITDLTGPASPAIIPLHWALQDMVRYYNEEGLIPGVKFSLVTWDDRYDASREVPGYDWARSRGARLIVSVPPPTAVALKSFADRDKFPICSLSTHEAMIEPPGWVFCFSNSGYREMKTFLKWIYDVDWTDRQRIPKIGLVGWDEPNIHDYDRALTEYSRDHPDQIEYVGARIAPFGQIGWTAEVAALKNCDYIDAVGFPMGAFIREFQSRGYRARFFDMLTASSYRGFLVDQLGWEALDGVLAVNMSLMWNEPVPTVDFAKTLLYRYHSKREADAAIYAGLAYVGGIQELVALFQILETAINAVGAANFNPQAFYDAAVQYKTEGSLWEDRPQWSFSETKRYLADHIAIYRFDASVKDLVWVDSWIPLVTE